In the genome of Rhodospirillaceae bacterium, the window TATTCGCGTCAATGCGATTGGCCCGGGCACGATCCTCACGGACATGGCCAAAAAGGTGATGGCTGACGAGGCAGCGCGAAAAATGATCCTGTCACGCACCCCCATGGGACGATGCGGAGAGCCCGAAGAAATGGCCTCCGTTGCGGTTTTCCTGGCCAGCGACGAGTCAAGTTACATCACAGGCCAGACCATCTACGCCGATGGCGGCAGATTGGCGCTGGGCTATACGGTGCCTGTGGAGGAGTGAGGGTGTTCATTAAAGTTTAAGCCCCTCATTAGAGTTCAGGCCCCTCAAGCGCCGGGCGTTCGCTCCGCTCTCTTGGCTGGAGCCTCTGGAAGTCAAAATAAAAGTGGCAATAAGAGAATATCCTGTCGCCATTAATTCCTGGTTCCCCAAGCCCGCGTCTGCGGGCCGCCGCTTTTGCGGCGAGCCAAGGGTTCGGAGAACCCGCCCGGCGCTTGAGGGGCCTGAACACTTAAGCCCGCGTCTGCGGGCCGCCGCTTTTGCGGCGAGCCAAGGGTTCGGAGAACCCGCCCGGCGCTTGAGGGGCCTGAACACTTAAGCCCGTGACTGCGGGCCGCCGCCACTGCGGCGAGCCAAGGGTTCGGAGAACCCGCCCGGCAATTGAGGGGCTTAATTCATATTAAGCGTTATCTTTTTCCGGCGCGGGCATGGCGATGGGATCACTGTCCGTGTTCTGCTCGATGGCCAGAGTTTCTTCTTCCGGGGCCGGTAGCTGTTCGACGAATACGTTTTCCACGGTTGGCTCAGGCTTATTCTCGGGCTCAGGCTCAGGGGCCGGGGTGACCGGAATAGAAGGGGCCGGGCCGTCTTCTTTTGGTCCCCTGTTCGGGGCGTGGGTGGTGCCGGCGCGGGCCCGCGAAATGGCCACGGATTTTTCAAGATTATCAGCTGAACACAGGCCCAGGGCGACCGGATTTTGCGCCTTGATGTTAGCAATATTCCAATGCGTGCGCTCGCGAATCGAGTTGATCGTCGGCTTGGTCGTGCCGATCAGTTTGGAAATCTGCGCGTCGCTCATTTCCGGATAGTTCTTGATCAACCAGGAGATGGCGTCAGGGCGATCCTGGCGTTTTGATACCGGGGTGTAGCGGGCACCTTTTTTCTTGGCGACCGGGGTGCGGTTTTCGGCCGGGTTAAGGCGGGTTCCCGGATCAGCCTGGCAGCGCTCGATTTCTACCATCGTCAGCTCACCTGCGGTGATCGGGTCAAGGCCCTGCATACCGATGGCGACTTCGTCGTCGGCGATGGCCTGAACCTCTAGAGAATGCAGGCCACAAAAATCGGCAATCTGCTCAAATGAAAGAGCGGTGTTTTCAACCAGCCACACGGCAGTGGCTTTTGGCATCAGCGGATGCGTCATCGCTTGTTATCCTATTGTTGATGACTGGAATGAGCCTGTAAGGCAGGTGTTGGATGAACGTTTAGTGTATTTTTCCGGTCCCGTAAACCTTTCAAATTCATGTTA includes:
- a CDS encoding DUF1013 domain-containing protein is translated as MTHPLMPKATAVWLVENTALSFEQIADFCGLHSLEVQAIADDEVAIGMQGLDPITAGELTMVEIERCQADPGTRLNPAENRTPVAKKKGARYTPVSKRQDRPDAISWLIKNYPEMSDAQISKLIGTTKPTINSIRERTHWNIANIKAQNPVALGLCSADNLEKSVAISRARAGTTHAPNRGPKEDGPAPSIPVTPAPEPEPENKPEPTVENVFVEQLPAPEEETLAIEQNTDSDPIAMPAPEKDNA